Proteins from a genomic interval of Nocardioidaceae bacterium:
- a CDS encoding 2-phospho-L-lactate transferase, with protein sequence MPDTTSPSRLVVLSGGIGGARFLTGLLHHLTETGRRDEVDVTVVSNTGDDIWLHGLKICPDLDTVMYTLGDGIDPDRGWGRREESWTVKDELAAYGVGPDWFGLGDRDLATHLVRTQMLDAGYPLSAVTEALCRRWKPGVRLLPMTDDRVETHVVVDDAEEPSGRRAVHLQEYWVRLGAALPAHAVLPIGADASSPAPGVVEAIEAADVVLLPPSNPVVSVGTILAVPGIREALHRTAAPIIGLSPIVGGDHVRGFARQVLEAIGVACSADAVAEHYGSRLRGGLLDGWLVDTVDEGVVGRLEAARIPALARPLLMTDPATTAGMVRDALALAARAAPRGPR encoded by the coding sequence ATGCCCGACACGACCAGCCCCTCACGCCTGGTGGTGCTCTCCGGGGGGATCGGCGGCGCGCGCTTCCTCACCGGTCTCCTGCACCACCTCACCGAGACCGGTCGCCGCGACGAGGTCGACGTCACGGTCGTCTCGAACACCGGCGACGACATCTGGCTGCACGGCCTCAAGATCTGCCCCGACCTCGACACGGTGATGTACACCCTCGGGGACGGCATCGACCCCGACCGCGGCTGGGGACGGCGCGAGGAGAGCTGGACGGTCAAGGACGAACTGGCGGCGTACGGCGTGGGCCCCGACTGGTTCGGTCTCGGCGACCGTGATCTCGCCACGCACCTGGTGCGTACGCAGATGCTCGACGCGGGCTACCCGCTCTCCGCGGTCACCGAGGCGCTGTGCCGACGGTGGAAGCCGGGCGTACGCCTCCTGCCGATGACCGACGACCGCGTCGAGACCCACGTCGTGGTCGACGACGCCGAGGAGCCGTCCGGACGCCGCGCGGTGCACCTGCAGGAGTACTGGGTGCGGCTCGGTGCCGCACTGCCCGCACACGCGGTGCTGCCGATCGGCGCCGACGCCTCCTCCCCCGCCCCCGGCGTGGTCGAGGCGATCGAGGCCGCCGACGTCGTGCTGCTGCCGCCGTCGAACCCGGTCGTCTCGGTCGGCACGATCCTCGCCGTGCCCGGCATCCGCGAGGCACTGCACCGCACGGCGGCACCGATCATCGGGCTCTCGCCGATCGTCGGCGGCGACCACGTGCGCGGCTTCGCCCGTCAGGTGCTCGAGGCGATCGGGGTCGCCTGCAGCGCCGACGCCGTCGCCGAGCACTACGGGTCCCGGCTGCGCGGCGGCCTGCTGGACGGCTGGCTCGTCGACACCGTCGACGAGGGCGTCGTCGGGCGGCTCGAGGCGGCGCGCATCCCTGCGCTCGCGCGGCCGCTGCTGATGACCGACCCCGCGACCACCGCGGGCATGGTCCGCGACGCCCTCGCGCTCGCCGCCCGGGCGGCCCCACGGGGCCCCCGGTGA
- a CDS encoding TIGR03089 family protein, which yields MAPSPVAVTTLPDAYAARLRSSPGDPLVTFYDLATGERVELSATTWVNWAAKVAGLLTDELDLERGSRLLLDVGTHWQASVLLGGAWWAGIEVVPPGATVGDVDAVDAVACAESDAETYADAYAGSDVPVLALSLKPMSGPCGTLPAGVLDFGREVLPMPDAYVPLDPPTAEDVAWRDPAGAGPVLTHADVLARPHDDRVLADDPPGSDRGIDVLGGALAGSGSVVLVRRHGQPVPANLVEQERVTR from the coding sequence ATGGCCCCCTCCCCCGTCGCCGTCACCACCCTTCCCGACGCGTACGCCGCCCGCCTGCGGTCGTCCCCGGGCGACCCGTTGGTCACCTTCTACGACCTCGCGACCGGTGAGCGGGTCGAGCTGTCGGCGACCACGTGGGTCAACTGGGCGGCCAAGGTCGCCGGTCTGCTCACCGACGAGCTCGACCTCGAGCGCGGCTCACGCCTGCTGCTCGACGTCGGTACCCACTGGCAGGCCTCGGTGCTGCTCGGCGGCGCGTGGTGGGCGGGCATCGAGGTGGTGCCCCCGGGCGCCACCGTCGGAGACGTCGACGCCGTCGATGCGGTCGCGTGCGCGGAGTCCGACGCGGAGACGTACGCCGACGCGTACGCGGGCAGCGATGTGCCCGTGCTCGCCCTGAGCCTCAAGCCGATGTCCGGCCCCTGCGGAACGCTCCCGGCGGGCGTGCTCGACTTCGGTCGCGAGGTGCTCCCGATGCCCGACGCCTACGTGCCGCTGGACCCGCCGACCGCCGAGGACGTGGCGTGGCGCGACCCCGCCGGCGCGGGGCCGGTCCTCACCCACGCCGACGTGCTGGCCCGCCCCCACGACGACCGCGTCCTGGCCGACGACCCGCCCGGCTCGGACCGTGGAATCGACGTGCTGGGCGGGGCGTTGGCGGGGTCCGGATCAGTGGTGCTGGTCCGCCGGCACGGTCAGCCCGTGCCGGCGAACCTGGTCGAGCAGGAGCGCGTCACCCGATGA
- a CDS encoding DUF3499 domain-containing protein, with amino-acid sequence MTLTYVYADQTAVLGPLAIAAEPHAYDLCEEHAERLSAPRGWDVVRLSTDLGSRAPSDDDLLALADAVREAANRPQPALSPELEQVGIDANGSVETGRRGHLRVLSQPVDDAEDA; translated from the coding sequence ATGACGCTGACCTACGTGTACGCCGACCAGACCGCGGTGCTCGGTCCGCTGGCGATCGCGGCGGAGCCGCACGCGTACGACCTCTGCGAGGAGCACGCCGAACGACTGTCGGCCCCCCGGGGGTGGGACGTGGTGCGGCTCTCGACCGACCTCGGCTCCCGCGCCCCGAGCGACGATGACCTGCTCGCTCTCGCGGACGCGGTGCGCGAGGCCGCCAACCGTCCTCAGCCGGCGCTCTCACCTGAGCTGGAGCAGGTCGGGATCGACGCGAACGGATCCGTCGAGACCGGCCGTCGCGGCCACCTCCGGGTGCTGTCGCAGCCTGTGGACGACGCCGAGGACGCCTGA
- a CDS encoding DUF3105 domain-containing protein, with amino-acid sequence MSESGARSKVEQLRRQEASERRRRLIAIGAVSAAVVGVIGVAGYLTLSGEEADPATGQGLVGVGTAATCLEDELVPANGSGEHVETQVDYETTPPAFGPHRPLWEQVVPGRKFYTADDRPEVEALVHNLEHGYTVLWYDDTVANDEEALDAVEEITEKFPGPAVAEGKFIAVPWTAEDGEPFPGDNHVALSHWSVKGEGQTGQGVIRYCTGPDGAEVDDFMTAWPYSDSPEPFAG; translated from the coding sequence GTGAGCGAGTCCGGAGCCAGGTCCAAGGTCGAGCAGCTGCGCCGGCAGGAGGCGTCCGAGCGCCGCCGCCGCCTCATCGCGATCGGAGCGGTCTCCGCCGCCGTCGTCGGCGTGATCGGGGTCGCCGGCTACCTCACCCTCAGCGGTGAGGAGGCGGACCCGGCCACCGGCCAGGGACTCGTCGGTGTCGGCACCGCGGCCACCTGCCTGGAGGACGAGCTCGTACCCGCCAACGGCAGCGGGGAGCACGTCGAGACGCAGGTCGACTACGAGACGACGCCTCCTGCCTTCGGACCGCACCGACCGCTCTGGGAGCAGGTGGTGCCCGGACGCAAGTTCTACACCGCCGACGACCGCCCCGAGGTCGAGGCGCTGGTGCACAACCTCGAGCACGGCTACACCGTGCTCTGGTACGACGACACCGTCGCGAACGACGAGGAGGCCCTCGACGCCGTCGAGGAGATCACCGAGAAGTTCCCCGGGCCCGCCGTCGCGGAGGGCAAGTTCATCGCCGTGCCCTGGACCGCCGAGGACGGGGAGCCGTTCCCCGGCGACAACCACGTCGCACTGAGCCACTGGTCGGTGAAGGGCGAGGGGCAGACCGGCCAGGGCGTGATCCGCTACTGCACCGGACCCGACGGCGCCGAGGTGGACGACTTCATGACCGCCTGGCCCTACAGCGACAGCCCGGAGCCGTTCGCGGGTTGA
- a CDS encoding ABC transporter permease, with product MSTTHADAGGERPAYADLPLRSPSPSGGLIEVARRWYLLRLIVMRQLAKQYSGSFLGFFWSYLQPGVRFVVYYFAIGLVLRVGTTTPNFAIHLFTGLVAVTFFVQSFGLGTRAIQQNRQLVSKMALPREVFPISAVVVAVFHTVPMLLFLTVACGLIGWNGDWTGVLAVFLGLAMLTVFAIGTALLFSALNVYFRDFQNIVATITQFMHFMVPMIYPYSRLSESSIGGTWIEQLYLANPVAPAVLLLQRGFWDGVSVGDPAYDFAASYPPHLIERGLIMLVIGLVFLVFSQWVFRRLENKFPERL from the coding sequence GTGAGCACCACCCACGCGGACGCGGGCGGCGAGAGACCGGCGTACGCCGACCTCCCCCTGCGCTCGCCCTCGCCCTCGGGCGGGCTGATCGAGGTCGCGCGACGCTGGTACCTGCTGCGCCTGATCGTGATGCGGCAGCTGGCGAAGCAGTACTCGGGGTCCTTCCTCGGCTTCTTCTGGTCCTACCTGCAGCCAGGCGTGCGCTTCGTCGTCTACTACTTCGCCATCGGCCTGGTGCTGCGCGTCGGCACGACCACGCCGAACTTCGCCATCCACCTCTTCACCGGGCTGGTCGCCGTCACCTTCTTCGTGCAGAGCTTCGGCCTCGGCACCCGCGCGATCCAGCAGAACCGGCAGCTGGTCTCCAAGATGGCGCTGCCGCGGGAGGTCTTCCCGATCTCGGCGGTGGTCGTCGCGGTCTTCCACACCGTCCCGATGCTGCTGTTCCTGACCGTGGCCTGCGGGCTGATCGGCTGGAACGGCGACTGGACGGGGGTGCTCGCTGTCTTCCTGGGGCTGGCGATGCTGACCGTCTTCGCGATCGGCACGGCCCTGCTCTTCAGCGCGCTGAACGTCTACTTCCGCGACTTTCAGAACATCGTCGCGACCATCACGCAGTTCATGCACTTCATGGTGCCGATGATCTACCCGTACTCGCGGCTCTCGGAGAGCTCGATCGGCGGCACCTGGATCGAGCAGCTCTACCTCGCCAACCCCGTCGCTCCCGCCGTGCTCCTGCTGCAGCGCGGCTTCTGGGACGGTGTCAGCGTGGGGGACCCGGCGTACGACTTCGCGGCGTCCTACCCGCCGCACCTGATCGAGCGGGGCTTGATCATGCTCGTGATCGGCCTGGTCTTCCTGGTCTTCAGCCAGTGGGTCTTCCGCCGCCTGGAGAACAAGTTCCCGGAGCGACTCTGA
- a CDS encoding VCBS repeat-containing protein yields MSPRREQLVAACQQLLVVGVVAAVAVPATAIVQLDVVGPADERTGAAPALGVPGERALVAPAPVDVRVTEHALTGRSTAAARTPAGRAERILHEVAEAQHAHEHEGEGDLVLSSATTEPTGPGSEEAVEDVVDDVAEETEQELAVLSEPTEVAGPATVGVTWDPETTFDKGQISIAVRSRSGEAWSDWTALYYDPAHGPDPESPEAAQARPGTGELIVGDVEEVQVAAATEDGAVPEGMSLAVVDPGTTEDEVVEAPEIDTAELDSAKTGAEESSTEGADLELSASSARLPETSVTPKPKIFSRAQWGANESMRDASSLSYFEVHAGFVHHTVNANNYSRRDVPALMRGIYAYHTQSRGWSDIGYNFIVDRFGRIWEGRAGGVDRPVVGAHTLGYNEYSFAMSALGNFEEVQPREKMIDAYARLFAWKLSLHGVSASSTSQYVGSRTFPAINGHRDAGSTACPGRFLYARIPDIRTRAAAYQASFTGRDRSASVSGTTWPDILLRRKGATRMQVLPTEGQLRFAKGRTATDALEGYDIVTPVGDFDGDGLGDMLARDADTRLTRVFTGDGEGGYRPTDRTLKTFKPMSEIADAGDIDGDGRADVVARHRDGRLFLHRGRNGGLRKRVLFTDQATQYRGVQGAGDIDGDGDEDLLARDGDGAAVALLGNGSRGLSTVRRLPGSWSQFDILAAGHDLTGDGRSDVVVRLGSTKKVFVYPVVGDMQLGSPQGPFRTVRGISRLWVVGDGGPTQRLVGREGSRAISFASNGRHNVSDVVTTNVDVSKANALLNVGDWDGDGYGDVIVRERRFLKLWRGSADGQFAGPTTLSKNFAKVRLLAPAGDMTGDGRPDLIGQPKGSAMRIYPGGGSSVGGGYVAHSAIAGNRQVVVGRWNADGAPDSLVSQTDGKVRLYPGNGPGGLKSPRSVRGNVKGMSRLVAVGDLDNDGRPDVVGRQKGSGMLVQLTRTKKGLGLPQYVDGTYTDYDLIG; encoded by the coding sequence ATGTCCCCACGTCGGGAACAGCTCGTCGCGGCCTGTCAGCAGCTGCTGGTCGTCGGTGTCGTCGCCGCCGTCGCCGTGCCCGCGACCGCCATCGTCCAGCTCGACGTGGTCGGCCCCGCCGATGAGCGGACCGGGGCCGCCCCCGCGCTCGGGGTTCCGGGCGAGCGGGCTCTCGTCGCTCCCGCACCGGTCGACGTACGCGTCACCGAGCACGCCCTGACCGGGCGGTCGACCGCTGCCGCGCGGACACCGGCCGGACGCGCCGAGCGCATCCTGCACGAGGTCGCCGAGGCGCAGCACGCACACGAGCACGAGGGTGAGGGCGACCTGGTCCTGTCCTCGGCCACGACGGAGCCGACAGGCCCGGGGTCCGAGGAGGCCGTCGAGGACGTCGTCGACGACGTCGCCGAGGAGACCGAGCAGGAGCTGGCCGTGCTCAGCGAGCCGACCGAGGTCGCGGGACCCGCCACCGTCGGCGTCACCTGGGACCCCGAGACGACCTTCGACAAGGGCCAGATCAGCATCGCCGTACGCAGCCGCAGCGGTGAGGCGTGGTCGGACTGGACGGCGCTGTACTACGACCCCGCCCACGGGCCCGACCCCGAGTCGCCGGAGGCGGCGCAGGCGCGTCCGGGCACCGGGGAGCTCATCGTCGGTGACGTCGAGGAGGTGCAGGTCGCCGCGGCCACCGAGGACGGAGCGGTGCCCGAGGGCATGAGCCTCGCGGTGGTCGACCCCGGCACCACCGAGGACGAGGTCGTCGAGGCCCCCGAGATCGACACCGCCGAGCTGGACTCCGCGAAGACCGGTGCGGAGGAGTCGTCCACCGAAGGCGCCGACCTCGAGCTCTCGGCGTCGTCAGCCCGGCTGCCCGAGACCTCGGTGACCCCGAAGCCGAAGATCTTCTCCCGCGCCCAGTGGGGCGCCAACGAGTCGATGCGTGACGCGTCGTCGCTGAGCTACTTCGAGGTGCACGCCGGCTTCGTGCACCACACCGTCAACGCCAACAACTACAGCCGGCGCGACGTGCCGGCGCTGATGCGCGGCATCTACGCCTACCACACGCAGTCCCGCGGCTGGTCCGACATCGGCTACAACTTCATCGTCGACCGCTTCGGCCGGATCTGGGAGGGGCGCGCCGGTGGCGTGGACCGTCCGGTGGTCGGGGCGCACACGCTCGGCTACAACGAGTACTCCTTCGCGATGTCGGCTCTCGGCAACTTCGAGGAGGTGCAGCCGCGCGAGAAGATGATCGACGCGTACGCCCGCCTGTTCGCCTGGAAGCTCTCGCTGCACGGCGTCTCGGCGTCCTCGACGAGCCAGTACGTCGGCTCGCGCACCTTCCCGGCCATCAACGGTCACCGCGACGCCGGCTCGACGGCGTGCCCCGGTCGCTTCCTGTACGCCCGGATCCCCGACATCCGGACGCGGGCGGCCGCCTACCAGGCGAGCTTCACCGGCCGTGACCGCTCGGCGTCGGTGAGCGGCACCACCTGGCCGGACATCCTGCTGCGACGCAAGGGCGCCACCCGGATGCAGGTGCTGCCGACCGAGGGTCAGCTGCGGTTCGCGAAGGGGCGTACGGCGACCGACGCCCTCGAGGGCTACGACATCGTCACGCCCGTCGGGGACTTCGACGGGGACGGTCTGGGCGACATGCTGGCCCGCGACGCGGACACGAGGCTGACGCGCGTGTTCACCGGTGACGGTGAGGGCGGGTACAGGCCGACGGACCGCACGCTGAAGACCTTCAAGCCGATGTCGGAGATCGCCGACGCCGGTGACATCGACGGCGACGGCAGGGCCGACGTGGTGGCCCGTCACCGCGACGGGCGGCTGTTCCTGCACCGCGGTCGCAACGGTGGCCTGCGCAAGCGGGTCCTCTTCACCGACCAGGCGACGCAGTACCGCGGAGTGCAGGGCGCAGGGGACATCGACGGCGACGGCGACGAGGACCTGCTGGCACGCGACGGCGACGGCGCGGCGGTGGCCCTGCTGGGCAACGGTTCGCGGGGTCTCTCGACGGTCCGCCGCCTGCCCGGGTCCTGGAGCCAGTTCGACATCCTCGCCGCCGGCCACGACCTGACCGGCGACGGGCGCAGCGACGTGGTCGTGCGGCTCGGCTCGACCAAGAAGGTCTTCGTCTACCCGGTCGTGGGAGACATGCAGCTCGGCAGCCCGCAGGGGCCGTTCCGGACCGTCCGCGGCATCAGCCGGCTGTGGGTCGTCGGCGACGGTGGCCCGACCCAGCGTCTGGTGGGGCGCGAGGGCTCCCGTGCCATCAGCTTCGCGAGCAACGGTCGTCACAACGTCTCCGACGTGGTCACCACCAACGTCGACGTGAGCAAGGCCAACGCGCTGCTGAACGTCGGCGACTGGGACGGGGACGGCTACGGCGACGTCATCGTGCGCGAGCGTCGCTTCCTGAAGCTGTGGCGCGGGTCGGCGGACGGTCAGTTCGCCGGTCCGACGACGCTGAGCAAGAACTTCGCGAAGGTCCGCCTGCTCGCCCCGGCCGGGGACATGACCGGCGACGGTCGCCCCGACCTGATCGGGCAGCCCAAGGGCTCGGCCATGCGCATCTACCCCGGTGGCGGCTCGAGCGTCGGCGGCGGGTACGTCGCGCACTCCGCGATCGCCGGCAACCGCCAGGTGGTCGTGGGCCGCTGGAACGCCGACGGCGCGCCGGACTCCCTGGTCTCCCAGACCGACGGCAAGGTGCGGCTCTACCCGGGCAACGGTCCGGGCGGCCTGAAGTCGCCGCGCTCGGTCCGCGGCAACGTCAAGGGCATGAGCCGTCTGGTCGCGGTCGGCGACCTCGACAACGACGGCAGGCCCGACGTCGTCGGGCGCCAGAAGGGCAGCGGCATGCTGGTGCAGCTGACGCGCACCAAGAAGGGTCTGGGCCTGCCGCAGTACGTCGACGGCACCTACACGGACTACGACCTCATCGGGTGA
- the cofE gene encoding coenzyme F420-0:L-glutamate ligase, whose amino-acid sequence MQAWGLDGVPEVAEGDDLVTLLLEALSTTGLQVADGDVLTVTSKVVSKAEGATSVGDRATAIDGDTVDVVARRGPTSIVRTRHGLVLAAAGIDASNVTPGTLVHLPLDPDASARRLRDALGRRTGRRVAVVITDTAGRPWRLGQTDLAIGVAGLRVLDDHAGREDTHGNPLSVTAPAVADEVAATAELVTRKTGGRPFCLVRGLDTHVLDEAGPGAASLVRSRRLDMFALGAREAVVAACTAHPPDAFGAPVDVVEMVHRLADLAEPAVVGCEVTRVAGGLLVATEAPVEPSALLAQGTLLGDVARVATAHGWGVGDRSESHEGDTYAVAVRLTPR is encoded by the coding sequence CTGCAGGCCTGGGGACTCGACGGGGTGCCCGAGGTCGCCGAGGGTGACGACCTGGTGACCCTGCTGCTCGAGGCGCTGAGCACGACCGGGCTCCAGGTCGCCGACGGCGACGTCCTGACCGTCACCTCCAAGGTGGTCAGCAAGGCCGAGGGAGCCACCTCCGTCGGTGACCGCGCGACCGCGATCGACGGCGACACGGTGGACGTGGTGGCACGCCGGGGCCCGACCTCGATCGTGCGTACGCGCCACGGCCTGGTGCTGGCCGCGGCCGGCATCGACGCCTCGAACGTCACCCCCGGCACGCTGGTGCACCTGCCCCTCGACCCCGACGCGAGCGCCCGCCGGCTGCGCGACGCGCTCGGTCGGCGTACGGGCCGCCGCGTCGCGGTCGTCATCACCGACACCGCGGGCCGCCCGTGGCGGCTCGGGCAGACCGACCTCGCCATCGGGGTGGCCGGGCTGCGCGTCCTCGACGACCACGCGGGCCGCGAGGACACCCACGGCAACCCCCTCAGTGTCACCGCGCCGGCCGTGGCCGACGAGGTCGCCGCCACCGCCGAGCTGGTCACCCGCAAGACCGGCGGACGCCCCTTCTGCCTGGTCCGGGGACTCGACACGCACGTGCTCGACGAGGCCGGCCCGGGTGCCGCGTCACTCGTCCGGTCCCGCCGGCTCGACATGTTCGCGCTGGGGGCCCGTGAGGCCGTCGTCGCCGCCTGCACCGCACACCCGCCGGACGCGTTCGGCGCCCCGGTCGACGTCGTCGAGATGGTGCACCGCCTCGCCGACCTCGCCGAGCCCGCCGTCGTCGGGTGCGAGGTCACCCGCGTCGCGGGCGGACTGCTCGTGGCCACCGAGGCACCCGTCGAACCGTCCGCGCTCCTCGCGCAGGGGACCCTGCTCGGTGACGTCGCGCGGGTCGCGACGGCCCACGGCTGGGGTGTGGGTGATCGCAGTGAGAGCCACGAGGGCGACACCTACGCCGTGGCCGTCCGCCTGACTCCCCGCTGA
- a CDS encoding NDP-sugar synthase, which produces MSDHTGDSSDTPDLGTIEAVIVAGGFGSRMMPLTERRPKHLLEVAGVPFVEHQLTRLAQAGVGTVVLATSYHAEMFEPVLGDGSRFGLELVYVTEEEPLGTGGAIRNVSDALTDDPDAAIVILNGDILSSHDLRAQLLGFRTPREGRAVDVSLHLVTVDDARAFGAVPTDEVGRVTDFLEKSEDPVTNQINAGCYVFRRSVVDAIPAGEVVSVEYDTFPGLLRDDAVVVGHVDAAYWRDVGHPHSVVGASCDLVLGVGSSPAFSPTPGAAAWVSSDAVVGEGAVVDGGSAVSAGAEIGEGAVVSGSVVHPGATVGPGARVVDSVVACGARIGAGAGVISCAVGDDAEVPDGAQLSDEKIPCG; this is translated from the coding sequence GTGAGCGACCACACGGGCGATTCGAGCGACACACCCGATCTCGGCACCATCGAGGCGGTGATCGTCGCGGGCGGCTTCGGCAGCCGGATGATGCCCTTGACCGAGCGTCGGCCGAAGCACCTGCTGGAGGTCGCCGGTGTGCCGTTCGTGGAGCACCAGCTGACCCGCCTGGCGCAGGCCGGTGTGGGCACGGTGGTGCTGGCGACCAGCTACCACGCGGAGATGTTCGAGCCGGTGCTCGGCGACGGGTCCCGCTTCGGTCTCGAGCTGGTCTACGTGACCGAGGAGGAGCCGCTCGGCACGGGTGGGGCGATCCGCAACGTCTCCGACGCCCTGACCGACGACCCCGACGCCGCGATCGTGATCCTCAACGGGGACATCCTCTCCTCCCACGACCTGCGTGCGCAGCTGCTCGGCTTCCGTACGCCGCGGGAGGGTCGGGCCGTCGACGTCAGCCTCCACCTGGTCACCGTCGACGACGCGCGCGCCTTCGGAGCGGTGCCCACCGACGAGGTCGGACGGGTGACGGACTTCCTGGAGAAGTCCGAGGACCCGGTGACGAACCAGATCAACGCGGGCTGCTACGTGTTCCGCCGGTCGGTCGTCGACGCCATCCCCGCGGGGGAGGTCGTCTCGGTCGAGTACGACACCTTCCCCGGCCTGCTCCGTGACGACGCCGTGGTGGTGGGCCACGTCGACGCGGCCTACTGGCGCGACGTCGGCCACCCCCACTCGGTCGTCGGGGCCTCCTGCGACCTCGTGCTGGGCGTCGGGTCCAGCCCTGCGTTCTCACCGACCCCGGGGGCGGCCGCCTGGGTCTCGTCCGACGCGGTCGTGGGGGAGGGGGCGGTCGTGGACGGCGGCTCCGCCGTCAGCGCGGGCGCCGAGATCGGCGAGGGAGCGGTCGTCTCGGGCAGCGTCGTCCACCCCGGCGCGACCGTCGGCCCCGGTGCCCGGGTGGTCGACTCCGTCGTCGCCTGCGGCGCCCGCATCGGCGCCGGCGCCGGCGTCATCTCGTGCGCCGTCGGCGACGACGCGGAAGTCCCGGACGGCGCTCAGCTGAGCGACGAGAAGATTCCTTGCGGGTGA
- a CDS encoding ABC transporter ATP-binding protein yields MSGTTGGARPTSIVVDHASKAFTLRYQRSLKDMVVARARGHRTSERFLALDDVSFTVEQGESVGLMGLNGSGKSTLLRMINGVMRPDGGEVLVRGHVAGLIATGAGFQPQLSGRDNLFLNAAILGMSAKETKRKFDDIVEFADIGKFLDTPVSNYSSGMGARLGFAIAIHVDSDVFLADEVLAVGDRPFKKKCMERMQEIRTSGRTLFYVSHAPASVRKMCDRVIVLQNGKVGFDGSVDEGIRFLDYDGDGKGAPEDPDDDMPDDDYGADV; encoded by the coding sequence ATGAGCGGCACGACCGGCGGCGCCAGGCCGACCAGCATCGTCGTCGACCACGCGTCCAAGGCCTTCACCCTGCGCTACCAGCGCAGCCTGAAGGACATGGTGGTGGCCCGGGCCCGGGGGCACCGCACCTCCGAGCGGTTCCTGGCCCTCGACGACGTCTCGTTCACGGTCGAGCAGGGCGAGTCGGTCGGTCTGATGGGGCTGAACGGGTCGGGCAAGTCGACCCTCCTACGCATGATCAACGGGGTGATGCGGCCCGACGGGGGCGAGGTGCTCGTACGCGGCCACGTCGCCGGGCTGATCGCGACCGGTGCGGGCTTCCAGCCCCAGCTCTCGGGCCGCGACAACCTGTTCCTCAACGCCGCGATCCTGGGCATGTCCGCCAAGGAGACCAAGCGCAAGTTCGACGACATCGTCGAGTTCGCCGACATCGGCAAGTTCCTCGACACCCCGGTCTCGAACTACTCCTCGGGCATGGGAGCGCGGCTCGGCTTCGCCATCGCGATCCACGTGGACTCCGACGTGTTCCTCGCCGACGAGGTGCTCGCCGTGGGGGACCGGCCCTTCAAGAAGAAGTGCATGGAGCGCATGCAGGAGATCCGCACGTCCGGGCGCACGCTCTTCTACGTCAGTCACGCGCCGGCGTCGGTGCGCAAGATGTGCGACCGGGTGATCGTGCTGCAGAACGGCAAGGTCGGATTCGACGGCAGCGTCGACGAGGGCATCCGCTTCCTCGACTACGACGGTGACGGCAAGGGGGCCCCCGAGGACCCCGACGACGACATGCCCGACGACGATTACGGCGCGGACGTCTGA
- a CDS encoding WhiB family transcriptional regulator — MLRELHALDDLAEEPGWQERALCAETDPEAFFPEKGGSTREAKRVCLTCDVRNECLEYALSNDERFGIWGGLSERERRKLKKRAV, encoded by the coding sequence ATGCTGAGGGAGCTGCACGCACTGGACGACCTGGCCGAGGAGCCGGGCTGGCAGGAGCGCGCCCTGTGCGCGGAGACCGACCCGGAGGCGTTCTTCCCCGAGAAGGGCGGCTCGACCCGGGAGGCCAAGCGGGTGTGCCTGACCTGCGACGTGCGCAACGAGTGCCTGGAGTACGCACTCTCCAACGACGAGCGCTTCGGCATCTGGGGCGGTCTGTCCGAGCGCGAGCGCCGCAAGCTGAAGAAGCGCGCGGTCTGA